Genomic DNA from Peribacillus simplex:
ATCCGTGAGATGACCAGCTTTTGAATTTCCTGTGTACCTTCGTAAATCTGGGTTATTTTCGCATCGCGCATATACCGCTCCACTGGATAATCTTTTGTATATCCGTAACCCCCGAAAACCTGCACGGCCTCCGTCGTCACTTTCATTGCTGTATCCCCAGCAAAAAGTTTGGACATCGCCGACTCTTTTCCATAAGGAAGGCCCACTGATTCCAACCACGCAGCCTGATAGGTTAATAGCCTTGATGCCTCAACACCCGTTGCCATATCCGCCAATTTAAAACCGATTCCTTGCTGTGCAGAAATTGGCTTGCCGAATTGGACGCGCTCTTTTGCATAATCGACCGCGGCATCCAATGCACCTTGGGCTATGCCTACAGCCTGGGCTGCAATTCCATTACGGCCGCCATCAAGTGTCATCATCGCAATTTTAAAGCCTTCCCCTTCTTTTCCAAGGAGATTTTCTTTAGGCACTCGACACTCATCAAAGATGATTTCCGTGGTCGGTGATGAACGGATTCCAAGCTTCTTCTCTTTTTTACCAACACTGAAGCCTGGGAAGTCCTTTTCAATGATAAAAGCACTCGTTCCTTTTTGTTTCGACTCAGGATCCGTCAATGCAAAGACGACATATGTATCGGCAATCCCGCCGTTCGTAATGAAGATTTTTGAACCGCTGATAACATATTCATCACCTACAAGCTTTGCAGTCGTTCTCATACCGCCTGCGTCTGATCCTGAGCCAGGTTCAGTCAGTCCGTATGCACCGATTTTTTCACCCTGTGCCATCGGGCGAAGGTATTTTTGTTTTTGTTCTTCAGACCCAAATTTATATATCGGCCATCCTGCGAGCGAAGTATGGGCTGATAAAGTCACCCCAGTGGATGCACAAACGCGGGAAAGTTCCTCAATCGCTATGCAATATGCTAAATAATCACTGCCAATTCCGCCGTATTCCTCAGGCCACGGAATCCCAGTCAATCCAAGCTCAGCCATTTTATCGAAGATCTCACGGTCAAATCGTTCTTCTTCATCCCTCTCCGCAGCAGTCGGAGCCACTTCATTCTGGGCAAAGTCGCGCACCATTTTCCTGATCATTTCATGTTCTTCCGTTAGTTTAAATTGCATGAATATGCCCTCCAAATTTCTCGTAATTATAGATTCTTACTGATGACCATTCTCTGTATTTCGCTGGTACCCTCATAAATTTCAGTTACCTTTGCATCCCTGAA
This window encodes:
- a CDS encoding acyl-CoA dehydrogenase, whose protein sequence is MQFKLTEEHEMIRKMVRDFAQNEVAPTAAERDEEERFDREIFDKMAELGLTGIPWPEEYGGIGSDYLAYCIAIEELSRVCASTGVTLSAHTSLAGWPIYKFGSEEQKQKYLRPMAQGEKIGAYGLTEPGSGSDAGGMRTTAKLVGDEYVISGSKIFITNGGIADTYVVFALTDPESKQKGTSAFIIEKDFPGFSVGKKEKKLGIRSSPTTEIIFDECRVPKENLLGKEGEGFKIAMMTLDGGRNGIAAQAVGIAQGALDAAVDYAKERVQFGKPISAQQGIGFKLADMATGVEASRLLTYQAAWLESVGLPYGKESAMSKLFAGDTAMKVTTEAVQVFGGYGYTKDYPVERYMRDAKITQIYEGTQEIQKLVISRMVTK